One segment of Hemibagrus wyckioides isolate EC202008001 linkage group LG05, SWU_Hwy_1.0, whole genome shotgun sequence DNA contains the following:
- the sema6a gene encoding semaphorin-6A isoform X7 has product MRSEALLLYFTLLQMAGAAFPEDSEPITISHGNYTKHYPVFVGHRPGRNSTQRHKLDIQLIVITNRTLYIAARDHIYTVDIETANTEEIFFNKKLTWKSRQPDVDTCRMKGKHKDECHNFIKVLLQQNDDTLFVCGTNAFNPSCRTYKTDTLDALGEEISGMARCPYDAKHANVALFADGKLYSATVTDFLAIDAVIYRSLGDSPTLRTVKHDSKWLKEPYFVQAVDYGDFIYFFFREIAMEYNSMGKVVFPRVARVCKNDRGGSQRVLEKQWTSFLKARLNCSIPGDSHFYFNILQAVTDVIHINGRDVVMATFSTPFNSIPGSAVCAYDMADIATAFTGRFKEQKSPESTWTPVPEEKVPKPRPGCCAGTPSAEKYKVSNEFPDDTLNFIKMHPLMDEAVPSIANRPWFLKTMVRYRLTRIAVDNAAGPYRNYTIVFLGSERGIILKFLAKISSGFLNDSLFLEELNIYNPEKCSIDGVDDKRIISMQIDSKSHSLFVAFTSCVVKVPLSRCERHGKCKKSCIASRDPYCGWVSEGVCREITSTRWPFEQDVEQGNTDGLGDCQNSFVALNGGASERVVPAQTGPELPRGLLTQELQDERNPSECN; this is encoded by the exons ATGAGGTCAGAGGCCTTGTTGCTGTATTTCACCCTGCTGCAGATGGCTGGGGCTGCCTTCCCAGAGGACTCGGAGCCAATCACTATTTCACATGGCAACT ATACAAAACATTACCCAGTGTTTGTTGGACACAGACCAGGAAGGAACAGCACACAACGGCACAAATTGGATATTCAGCTGATCGTCATAACGAATCGGACTCTTTATATAGCAGCAAG AGATCACATATATACAGTGGACATCGAAACAGCCAACACAGAAGAGATCTTTTTTAACAAG AAACTTACATGGAAGTCCAGGCAACCTGATGTAGACACCTGTAGAATGAAAGGAAAGCACAAG GATGAATGCCACAATTTCATCAAGGTCCTTCTCCAGCAAAACGATGACACCTTGTTTGTATGTGGGACCAACGCGTTCAACCCTTCTTGTCGAACCTACAAG ACGGACACACTGGATGCACTTGGGGAGGAGATTAGTGGAATGGCTCGGTGCCCATATGATGCCAAGCATGCCAATGTTGCCCTGTTTGCTG ATGGAAAGTTGTATTCTGCTACGGTCACTGATTTCCTGGCCATCGATGCCGTTATTTATCGTAGCCTGGGAGACAGTCCGACCCTGCGCACAGTAAAACATGATTCCAAATGGCTGAAAG AGCCCTACTTTGTCCAGGCAGTGGATTATGGGGatttcatttactttttctttcGTGAAATCGCTATGGAATACAACAGCATGGGAAAG GTGGTCTTCCCACGAGTGGCCCGTGTGTGTAAGAACGACCGCGGGGGCTCACAGCGCGTACTGGAGAAACAGTGGACATCTTTCCTGAAGGCTCGCCTCAACTGCTCCATCCCGGGAGATTCTCACTTCTACTTCAACATCCTGCAAGCCGTCACTGACGTCATCCACATTAACGGTCGTGATGTTGTCATGGCCACCTTCTCCACACCATTTAACAG CATTCCAGGCTCGGCCGTGTGCGCCTACGACATGGCGGACATCGCCACAGCTTTCACTGGCCGTTTCAAAGAGCAGAAGTCACCGGAGTCGACCTGGACGCCTGTACCTGAAGAGAAAGTTCCTAAGCCCAG GCCGGGTTGCTGTGCCGGAACACCGTCAGCGGAGAAGTACAAGGTGTCCAATGAGTTTCCAGACGACACTCTAAACTTCATCAAGATGCACCCGTTGATGGATGAGGCTGTACCATCCATCGCCAACCGGCCCTGGTTTCTCAAGACAATGGTTCG ATATCGGCTCACTCGCATTGCAGTGGATAACGCTGCCGGGCCCTATCGCAACTACACCATTGTTTTCCTGGGCTCTGAAAGGGGCATCATCCTAAAGTTCCTGGCTAAAATAAGCAGCGGCTTTCTGAACGACAGCCTCTTCCTGGAGGAGCTGAACATCTACAACCCGGAGAA GTGCAGCATTGACGGCGTGGATGACAAGCGCATCATCAGTATGCAGATCGACAGCAAGAGTCACTCACTCTTCGTGGCGTTCACATCTTGTGTGGTTAAGGTGCCACTGTCACGCTGTGAGCGACATGGGAAGTGCAAAAA GTCCTGTATTGCCTCCAGGGATCCGTACTGCGGCTGGGTGTCGGAAGGCGTGTGCCGAGAAATCACAAGCACAAG ATGGCCGTTCGAGCAGGACGTGGAGCAGGGCAACACAGATGGACTGGGAGACTGCCAAA actcCTTTGTGGCTCTAAATG
- the sema6a gene encoding semaphorin-6A isoform X5, with protein sequence MRSEALLLYFTLLQMAGAAFPEDSEPITISHGNYTKHYPVFVGHRPGRNSTQRHKLDIQLIVITNRTLYIAARDHIYTVDIETANTEEIFFNKKLTWKSRQPDVDTCRMKGKHKDECHNFIKVLLQQNDDTLFVCGTNAFNPSCRTYKTDTLDALGEEISGMARCPYDAKHANVALFADGKLYSATVTDFLAIDAVIYRSLGDSPTLRTVKHDSKWLKEPYFVQAVDYGDFIYFFFREIAMEYNSMGKVVFPRVARVCKNDRGGSQRVLEKQWTSFLKARLNCSIPGDSHFYFNILQAVTDVIHINGRDVVMATFSTPFNSIPGSAVCAYDMADIATAFTGRFKEQKSPESTWTPVPEEKVPKPRPGCCAGTPSAEKYKVSNEFPDDTLNFIKMHPLMDEAVPSIANRPWFLKTMVRYRLTRIAVDNAAGPYRNYTIVFLGSERGIILKFLAKISSGFLNDSLFLEELNIYNPEKCSIDGVDDKRIISMQIDSKSHSLFVAFTSCVVKVPLSRCERHGKCKKSCIASRDPYCGWVSEGVCREITSTRWPFEQDVEQGNTDGLGDCQNSFVALNGHSTSSLSTVQPKDPPEPNDKRDPYIAVPSLTQHESTENSRHY encoded by the exons ATGAGGTCAGAGGCCTTGTTGCTGTATTTCACCCTGCTGCAGATGGCTGGGGCTGCCTTCCCAGAGGACTCGGAGCCAATCACTATTTCACATGGCAACT ATACAAAACATTACCCAGTGTTTGTTGGACACAGACCAGGAAGGAACAGCACACAACGGCACAAATTGGATATTCAGCTGATCGTCATAACGAATCGGACTCTTTATATAGCAGCAAG AGATCACATATATACAGTGGACATCGAAACAGCCAACACAGAAGAGATCTTTTTTAACAAG AAACTTACATGGAAGTCCAGGCAACCTGATGTAGACACCTGTAGAATGAAAGGAAAGCACAAG GATGAATGCCACAATTTCATCAAGGTCCTTCTCCAGCAAAACGATGACACCTTGTTTGTATGTGGGACCAACGCGTTCAACCCTTCTTGTCGAACCTACAAG ACGGACACACTGGATGCACTTGGGGAGGAGATTAGTGGAATGGCTCGGTGCCCATATGATGCCAAGCATGCCAATGTTGCCCTGTTTGCTG ATGGAAAGTTGTATTCTGCTACGGTCACTGATTTCCTGGCCATCGATGCCGTTATTTATCGTAGCCTGGGAGACAGTCCGACCCTGCGCACAGTAAAACATGATTCCAAATGGCTGAAAG AGCCCTACTTTGTCCAGGCAGTGGATTATGGGGatttcatttactttttctttcGTGAAATCGCTATGGAATACAACAGCATGGGAAAG GTGGTCTTCCCACGAGTGGCCCGTGTGTGTAAGAACGACCGCGGGGGCTCACAGCGCGTACTGGAGAAACAGTGGACATCTTTCCTGAAGGCTCGCCTCAACTGCTCCATCCCGGGAGATTCTCACTTCTACTTCAACATCCTGCAAGCCGTCACTGACGTCATCCACATTAACGGTCGTGATGTTGTCATGGCCACCTTCTCCACACCATTTAACAG CATTCCAGGCTCGGCCGTGTGCGCCTACGACATGGCGGACATCGCCACAGCTTTCACTGGCCGTTTCAAAGAGCAGAAGTCACCGGAGTCGACCTGGACGCCTGTACCTGAAGAGAAAGTTCCTAAGCCCAG GCCGGGTTGCTGTGCCGGAACACCGTCAGCGGAGAAGTACAAGGTGTCCAATGAGTTTCCAGACGACACTCTAAACTTCATCAAGATGCACCCGTTGATGGATGAGGCTGTACCATCCATCGCCAACCGGCCCTGGTTTCTCAAGACAATGGTTCG ATATCGGCTCACTCGCATTGCAGTGGATAACGCTGCCGGGCCCTATCGCAACTACACCATTGTTTTCCTGGGCTCTGAAAGGGGCATCATCCTAAAGTTCCTGGCTAAAATAAGCAGCGGCTTTCTGAACGACAGCCTCTTCCTGGAGGAGCTGAACATCTACAACCCGGAGAA GTGCAGCATTGACGGCGTGGATGACAAGCGCATCATCAGTATGCAGATCGACAGCAAGAGTCACTCACTCTTCGTGGCGTTCACATCTTGTGTGGTTAAGGTGCCACTGTCACGCTGTGAGCGACATGGGAAGTGCAAAAA GTCCTGTATTGCCTCCAGGGATCCGTACTGCGGCTGGGTGTCGGAAGGCGTGTGCCGAGAAATCACAAGCACAAG ATGGCCGTTCGAGCAGGACGTGGAGCAGGGCAACACAGATGGACTGGGAGACTGCCAAA actcCTTTGTGGCTCTAAATG
- the sema6a gene encoding semaphorin-6A isoform X6 translates to MRSEALLLYFTLLQMAGAAFPEDSEPITISHGNYTKHYPVFVGHRPGRNSTQRHKLDIQLIVITNRTLYIAARDHIYTVDIETANTEEIFFNKKLTWKSRQPDVDTCRMKGKHKDECHNFIKVLLQQNDDTLFVCGTNAFNPSCRTYKTDTLDALGEEISGMARCPYDAKHANVALFADGKLYSATVTDFLAIDAVIYRSLGDSPTLRTVKHDSKWLKEPYFVQAVDYGDFIYFFFREIAMEYNSMGKVVFPRVARVCKNDRGGSQRVLEKQWTSFLKARLNCSIPGDSHFYFNILQAVTDVIHINGRDVVMATFSTPFNSIPGSAVCAYDMADIATAFTGRFKEQKSPESTWTPVPEEKVPKPRPGCCAGTPSAEKYKVSNEFPDDTLNFIKMHPLMDEAVPSIANRPWFLKTMVRYRLTRIAVDNAAGPYRNYTIVFLGSERGIILKFLAKISSGFLNDSLFLEELNIYNPEKCSIDGVDDKRIISMQIDSKSHSLFVAFTSCVVKVPLSRCERHGKCKKSCIASRDPYCGWVSEGVCREITSTRWPFEQDVEQGNTDGLGDCQSHSTSSLSTVQPKDPPEPNDKRDPYIAVPSLTQHESTENSRHY, encoded by the exons ATGAGGTCAGAGGCCTTGTTGCTGTATTTCACCCTGCTGCAGATGGCTGGGGCTGCCTTCCCAGAGGACTCGGAGCCAATCACTATTTCACATGGCAACT ATACAAAACATTACCCAGTGTTTGTTGGACACAGACCAGGAAGGAACAGCACACAACGGCACAAATTGGATATTCAGCTGATCGTCATAACGAATCGGACTCTTTATATAGCAGCAAG AGATCACATATATACAGTGGACATCGAAACAGCCAACACAGAAGAGATCTTTTTTAACAAG AAACTTACATGGAAGTCCAGGCAACCTGATGTAGACACCTGTAGAATGAAAGGAAAGCACAAG GATGAATGCCACAATTTCATCAAGGTCCTTCTCCAGCAAAACGATGACACCTTGTTTGTATGTGGGACCAACGCGTTCAACCCTTCTTGTCGAACCTACAAG ACGGACACACTGGATGCACTTGGGGAGGAGATTAGTGGAATGGCTCGGTGCCCATATGATGCCAAGCATGCCAATGTTGCCCTGTTTGCTG ATGGAAAGTTGTATTCTGCTACGGTCACTGATTTCCTGGCCATCGATGCCGTTATTTATCGTAGCCTGGGAGACAGTCCGACCCTGCGCACAGTAAAACATGATTCCAAATGGCTGAAAG AGCCCTACTTTGTCCAGGCAGTGGATTATGGGGatttcatttactttttctttcGTGAAATCGCTATGGAATACAACAGCATGGGAAAG GTGGTCTTCCCACGAGTGGCCCGTGTGTGTAAGAACGACCGCGGGGGCTCACAGCGCGTACTGGAGAAACAGTGGACATCTTTCCTGAAGGCTCGCCTCAACTGCTCCATCCCGGGAGATTCTCACTTCTACTTCAACATCCTGCAAGCCGTCACTGACGTCATCCACATTAACGGTCGTGATGTTGTCATGGCCACCTTCTCCACACCATTTAACAG CATTCCAGGCTCGGCCGTGTGCGCCTACGACATGGCGGACATCGCCACAGCTTTCACTGGCCGTTTCAAAGAGCAGAAGTCACCGGAGTCGACCTGGACGCCTGTACCTGAAGAGAAAGTTCCTAAGCCCAG GCCGGGTTGCTGTGCCGGAACACCGTCAGCGGAGAAGTACAAGGTGTCCAATGAGTTTCCAGACGACACTCTAAACTTCATCAAGATGCACCCGTTGATGGATGAGGCTGTACCATCCATCGCCAACCGGCCCTGGTTTCTCAAGACAATGGTTCG ATATCGGCTCACTCGCATTGCAGTGGATAACGCTGCCGGGCCCTATCGCAACTACACCATTGTTTTCCTGGGCTCTGAAAGGGGCATCATCCTAAAGTTCCTGGCTAAAATAAGCAGCGGCTTTCTGAACGACAGCCTCTTCCTGGAGGAGCTGAACATCTACAACCCGGAGAA GTGCAGCATTGACGGCGTGGATGACAAGCGCATCATCAGTATGCAGATCGACAGCAAGAGTCACTCACTCTTCGTGGCGTTCACATCTTGTGTGGTTAAGGTGCCACTGTCACGCTGTGAGCGACATGGGAAGTGCAAAAA GTCCTGTATTGCCTCCAGGGATCCGTACTGCGGCTGGGTGTCGGAAGGCGTGTGCCGAGAAATCACAAGCACAAG ATGGCCGTTCGAGCAGGACGTGGAGCAGGGCAACACAGATGGACTGGGAGACTGCCAAA